The Opitutus sp. ER46 genome segment CCCGAGATGAAGACGATCGAGCCGTACTCGCCGAGCGCGCGGGCGAAGGCCAAGGCGAAGCCCGTGAGCATGGCGGGAACGAGTTCCGGCAGGATCACGCGCGTGATCGTCTGCCAACGGTTCGCGCCGAGCGTCGCGGACGCCTCCTCAATCTCGAGCTCCAGTTCACCGACAACCGGCTGGAGGGTGCGGATCACGAACGGCAGGCTGATGAACGTGAGGGCGACAAACACGCCCAGCTGGGTGAACGCCACCCGCAGCCCGTGCGGTTCGAGCCACTGGCCGAGCCACCCGTTGCGAGCGTAGATCGCGGTGAGCGCGATGCCCGCGACGGCGGTGGGCAGCGCGAACGGCAGATCGACGAGAGCGTCGACGAAGCGTTTGCCGGGAAACGAATACCGCACGAGGACCCACGCCACGATCGTGCCGAACACAGTATTGACCGCGGCGGCAGCAAAGGAGGCGCCGAAACTCAAGCGGTAAGCGGCCAGCACGCGCGGCGCCGCGACTGCCTGAAGGAAGTCGGCCCAGCTCATTCCCGCCGCCTTCACGAACGCGGCCGTCAACGGCAGCAGCACGATCACGCTGAGGTACGTGACCGTGAAGCCGAGCGACAGGCCGAAGCCGGGCAGGACGTGACGGCGGGAACGAGAGAAGGGCATGGTTCAGGTGCGGGCGACGTCCTGCGCACGGTTGCGCTGGGCGAAGTTGGTCAGCCGCCGCGGAAGAGCAGCGGGTTGGCGATTACTTGCCATAGATCTGTTCGAACACGCCGCCATTGCCGAAGTGCTCCTTCTGCGCCTTGGCCCAGCCGCCGAAGTCCCCGTCGATCGTCAGGAACTCCACCTTGGGGAAGGTGCCGGCATGCTTCGCGGCGATGGCCGGGTTGCGCGGACGATAAAAGTGACGCGCCGCGATCTCCTGCCCCTCGTCGGAGTAGAGGTACTCGAGGTAAGCCTTCGCGACCTCGGCGGTGCCCCGCTTCTTCACGTCGCGGTCGACCCAGCAGACGCTCGGTTCGGCCAGGATGCTGATGGACGGGACGACGATCTCGAACTGGTCGCGGCCGAACTGATTGAGCGCGAGGAACGCCTCGTTCTCCCACGAGATCGCGACGTCGCCGATCTGCCGCTGCACGAAAGTCATCGTGGAGCCGCGGGCGCCGCTATCGAGGACCGGCACGTTCTTGAACAGCCGGGTGATGAAATCGCGGGCCTGGGCGTCACCGCCGTATTTGCGTCGCGCATACCCCCAGGCCGCGAGGTAGTTCCAACGCGCGCCGCCGGAGGTCTGCGGATTGGGCGTCACCACGCTCACGCCCGGGCGCACGAGGTCGTCCCAGTCCTTGATGCCCTTGGGGTTTCCCTTCCGGACGAGGAAAACGATGGTGCTCGTGTACGGCGCGGAGTTGTGGGGGAGCCGCTGCTGCCAGTCGGCGGGAATCGCCTTCGCCCGCTCGGCCAGGGCGTCGATATCGCCGGCAAGCGCGAGGGTGGCGACGTCGGCCGGCTGGCCATCGATAATGGCGCGCGCCTGTTTGCCGGAGCCGCCGTGGGACTGTTTGACGACGACCTCGTCGCCGGTCTGCGCCTTCCAGTGGCGGGCGAAGGCCTCGTTGAAGTCGCGGTAGAACTCCCGCGTGGGATCGTACGAGACGTTGGTGAGCTCGATCTTCTTGGCGGCGGCGGTGGAGACCATCGCCGCACCAAGCGTCGCGATGAAGAGCAGTTGCTTGAACATGCTGGGTGTGGGTTACGGTCAGAACGAGATCTGGAACCGGGTGATGAACGCCTTTTCGTCCTGGCGCAGGATCGCCGTGGTGGGAACGGCGGGAGCGAGGGCGTGGAAGCCGAAGTTGGTCTGGTAGTAGTCGAAGGTAAAGCGGACAACCTTGCTGAGGTACCAGCTGAGGCCGACGGCGAAGGCATCCGCTTCCTGCGCGCTGGCGCCGGGCGCGGCAAACGCCGGGAAGGCGGCATCGTCGATGGTGAGGTTCGCATAGCGGCCAGTGACCTCGAAGGCGCCCCACGTGCCGGCGGCCCAGTCGAAGTTGCTCTTCGGCGCGACGCCGTTCGGTGAGGAGTCCTCGCCGGTGAGCACGTAGCCGGCGGAAAGCTGCCAGGCCTTGTTGCGCAGCTCGGCCTTGGGCGCGCCGGCGGCGGAGCGGAGATTCACGACGGAGAGGACATACTCGCCGTTGGCGCCGAATGCGCCGCGGCGGTAATCGAACTGCGGCGCGACGCGCCACGTCTGGCCATCGGCGACGACCGGCGCGAGGTAGCTGAAGAACGTCTGCTGGCCGTCGGTGCGGTAGGCGGAGGTGCGGCCGGACGCGGTCTTCTGCCGGCCGACGCTGGCGGCGACGCCGAAGCCAAGCCCCTTGAGCGGCGAGTCAGCCTGGTCCTTGAATGGCGAAGCGAAGACGCGGCCAATGAGGTCCTTCTCCTCGTCGTAGTCGGTGTTGGTGGTGCTCGCGTTGTCGGCGAGCCCACCGAACAGGCCGACCATATAGTTGAGTTTGCCGCCGATCACGTCGCCCGAGAGCTGCACGCCGAGATCGCGGTTGGGCACGAGGTTGGTGGCCATCGAGCGCTCGTTGAAGAACGTCCACGAGTCGGACTGCAGGAGCTCGAGGCCGAGCGGCTCCTTGAACTTGCCGAACTTGAGCTGCGCGGCGGGCGTGAGCGCGACGCTGATGTTGGCGTCGAGGATGCTGACGCTACTGCCGCCGAATTCGGTGACGAACTGGTAGCCGTAATTCTTGGCGAACGTGCCCTCGGTGATCACGCGGGCGCGGCGCAGCACGAAGGTGCTGTTCACCACGCCAGGCGCGTCGTCGAGGAAGAGTCGGGAGTCGAAC includes the following:
- the cysT gene encoding sulfate ABC transporter permease subunit CysT; translated protein: MPFSRSRRHVLPGFGLSLGFTVTYLSVIVLLPLTAAFVKAAGMSWADFLQAVAAPRVLAAYRLSFGASFAAAAVNTVFGTIVAWVLVRYSFPGKRFVDALVDLPFALPTAVAGIALTAIYARNGWLGQWLEPHGLRVAFTQLGVFVALTFISLPFVIRTLQPVVGELELEIEEASATLGANRWQTITRVILPELVPAMLTGFALAFARALGEYGSIVFISGNMPMKTEIVPLLIITKLEQYDYHGATAIAVVMLIASFCLLLVINLLQKWSRRSHGV
- a CDS encoding porin, yielding MKHVFSLRSLLAALLAISSLAYAQPVDRAEVDALRAQVQRLEQQIQLLTRQLEAQAQAQARTAPAPAPAAVAAAVAPAPKAGATTSAAAAPSAAPKIAITDKGVTFTSADGANAIKLRGLVQFDSRLFLDDAPGVVNSTFVLRRARVITEGTFAKNYGYQFVTEFGGSSVSILDANISVALTPAAQLKFGKFKEPLGLELLQSDSWTFFNERSMATNLVPNRDLGVQLSGDVIGGKLNYMVGLFGGLADNASTTNTDYDEEKDLIGRVFASPFKDQADSPLKGLGFGVAASVGRQKTASGRTSAYRTDGQQTFFSYLAPVVADGQTWRVAPQFDYRRGAFGANGEYVLSVVNLRSAAGAPKAELRNKAWQLSAGYVLTGEDSSPNGVAPKSNFDWAAGTWGAFEVTGRYANLTIDDAAFPAFAAPGASAQEADAFAVGLSWYLSKVVRFTFDYYQTNFGFHALAPAVPTTAILRQDEKAFITRFQISF
- a CDS encoding sulfate ABC transporter substrate-binding protein, producing the protein MFKQLLFIATLGAAMVSTAAAKKIELTNVSYDPTREFYRDFNEAFARHWKAQTGDEVVVKQSHGGSGKQARAIIDGQPADVATLALAGDIDALAERAKAIPADWQQRLPHNSAPYTSTIVFLVRKGNPKGIKDWDDLVRPGVSVVTPNPQTSGGARWNYLAAWGYARRKYGGDAQARDFITRLFKNVPVLDSGARGSTMTFVQRQIGDVAISWENEAFLALNQFGRDQFEIVVPSISILAEPSVCWVDRDVKKRGTAEVAKAYLEYLYSDEGQEIAARHFYRPRNPAIAAKHAGTFPKVEFLTIDGDFGGWAKAQKEHFGNGGVFEQIYGK